One window of the Leptospira ryugenii genome contains the following:
- a CDS encoding RNA recognition motif domain-containing protein, with product MTKKFTRPVPFLGGGNAIEARMISKKIYVGNLKFTLKEENIRQIFSVYGAIQDLKMIHDRETGNFRGFAFITYANEEAAQDAVTQMNGQPIDGRNLKVTFAEDKRKEK from the coding sequence TTGACAAAGAAGTTCACTCGACCCGTTCCTTTCCTAGGAGGAGGGAATGCGATTGAGGCAAGAATGATTTCTAAAAAGATTTATGTAGGCAATTTAAAATTCACTCTCAAAGAGGAGAATATCCGTCAGATTTTTTCCGTGTATGGTGCAATCCAAGATCTTAAGATGATCCATGACCGTGAAACAGGGAACTTTCGGGGATTTGCCTTCATAACCTATGCAAACGAAGAGGCTGCCCAAGATGCCGTTACCCAAATGAATGGCCAGCCCATCGATGGTAGAAATTTAAAGGTAACTTTCGCAGAAGACAAAAGAAAAGAGAAATAG